The window ATCCGTCCATGAAGTAGAGGCAGTAGAAAAATCATATACCCCATTAAAAGCATTACCATTTCGTTTTCTTGAAATAATAAAATACCCTACATTTGGTTTTGCATATATCCGATTCATTTCTACTAAATGTTGTAGTGCCTTTGTAATGGTCACTTGACTGGCTTCAAAAACATCCATTAATGACCTTACAGATGGAAGGCGTTTCTCGTACACTCCATGTTCGATATGCCTTAAAATTTGGTTTGCTACTGCCTGATGTTTCTTCATATAATTTCACCCCATTGTTATCAATAAGGTTACCATACAATTACTTCAACCATCTTTTATTTTGCTTCATTTGTATCGATACACCACAATAAATAAATTCAATCTATTAAATATGTTTCTTATATGCTAAAAGTGAGGAGGGGAAATTATGAGGAAAAATAGTGCAATACTGGCAGCTGTTGCGTTCTCTGTTATCATTGGCTTGTCCTTTATGTTTGTTAAAATATCATTAACGTATGAAGGGCAGTTACTCATACTGGCACAGCGATTTACATTTGCTTTTTTAGTCTTTCTGATATTTCTTATAATCAAACCAATTAATTTGAGGTTATATCAAAGAGAAGTGACAATCGTATTGATTATTTCATTATTCTATCCGATTATATTTTTCAGCAGTCAAATACTTGGACTGGATCAAACGACAGTAACAGAAGCAGGGATTATCCAAGCCATTGCCCCGGCGTTAACAGTCTTGTTAGCCAGTATATTTTTAAAGGAACACGTCCGAAAAGTCCAAGGTATTGGTATCCTTTTAAGTGTTGTTGGCGTCATTTACTTGCAGATGATGAACAGCTCAGGCAGTTATGATTTTCATTTAATCGGTAATCTTTTAATTATATTATCTATTCTATCCACTGCTATTTGGCAAGTAATGTCGAGAAGTGCGACTCGAACCATTGCCCCGATTCAAATCACAATATACATTATGGTGATTGGATTTATATTCTTTAATGTGGCCTATTTTATAAGTGGAGGATCAGCTAATGAATATATGGGTTCTTTGACAGAAATCCCATATTTATTATCCATTTTATTTTTAGGGGTACTATCTACCTTTGGAACATCTTTATTATCGATTTATGCCGTATCCAAATTACCGGTGATTCAAGTCAGTGTGTTCAATAATGTGGCCACATTAATTACGATTCTTTCCGGTGTATTCATTTTAAGCGAACCATTTCATTATTATCATATGATTGGGTCGTTAATCATCATTATTGGAGTGATTTTAGTGAATGTGAAAAAGAAAACTCGAAATAGCGTTCAAAAGGGAAACAATTTATTATATTTCATATTAAAATACAAGCACCTTTTTTAAATTTGAAAGGGTGCTTGTATTTTTTCATGATGATTCTTAACTTAGTTTACTTGTAAAGCAACATGACCAAAGTGAGTGCCTAATTTCATTCTGTTCATCGCTTGCGCTATATCAGATAATGCATACATACTGTCAACAATGGGTCTCAATTGATGCTCAGAAACGAATTGAATCATTTCTCCAAATTCTACTCGACTGCCCATAAAGGTTGCTACGCCGCTCCAATCCCTGGGATCAAAAGTGTATCGATACAAAGTTTATTTTTTATTCCCAAAATCATTTCTTCTCCCATCATAATGGAGTCATCAAAATAAGGAGGAATATTCATGGTTAATCAAAATAAATTAGAAACTGCAGTAAAAACAGTGACTGTTCTAGGTACAGGGATTATGGGCACACCCATCGGTAAAAATCTACAGAAGGCATTTGAAATACGTGTTTGGGCGCACGGTGTTGCTGAAAGCCTAACTATTGCTAAGGAATTGGTTTTTAATCCAGAACTCGTAGTAGATGTCGTGACCGGTGGACCGGTGGATAACCCTTATTTCCAAACTTCAGGTTTAATAGGAAAGAAAAGTGAATAAAGATATGACTTTAGAACATCAAGCAACAGGTTACAAAGATAAACTACCGATATGGAATCTAATTGCACTTTCAGTCGCTAGTTTTCTTGCGATTATGACAGAAACCATTCCTGCTGGACTACTTCCTCAAATTAGTGAAGGGCTAAGTATTTCAGAGGCATTAGCGGGGCAATTTGTCACACTTTTTGCGATTGGTTCTGTAGTTGCAGCAATTCCATTGGTTACATTGACACAAGGTTGGCATAGAAAGAAAGTGTTATTGATGGCACTATGTATCTTATTTATCGCGAACACATTAACAGCATTATCGAATGAGTATGTACTGACTTTAATTTTACGTTTCATCGCTGGGATGTCGACTGGGTTACTTTGGGGATTAGTAGCTGGATATGCCCGTCGAATGGTAAAACCATCTTTACAAGGCCGGGCTCTAGCGATTGCCGGTACAGGGCAGCCAATTGCTTTGTCATTAGGTGTACCTCTTGGCACTTGGTTGGCTATGTATTTGGAATGGCAGACTATCTTTCTCCTGATTAGTACGGTGACATTTTGTTTAATCATATGGATAGCAATGAAAATCCCAGATTATCCAGGACAACCTGCTGAGAGACAGCAGTCACTATATGAAATTTTCAAATTACCTGGCATCCGTCCAATATTATGTGTCGTATTCGTATGGATTTTAGCACATAATATCCTCTACACATATATTGCACCATACATGGCTCATGTTGAACTAGGAAAATATGTTGGTGTTGCATTATTTATATTTGGTATTTCATCAATGATTGGTATTTGGGGCATCGGGTTATTTATTGACCATCACTTACGATTATTAACACTTATGAGTTTGGGCGCATTTGCTGTCAGTTCTCTCGTGTTAGGTATATCAAGTGGAATACCATGGTTGATTTTTCTCTCCATAGCGATTTGGGGACTCACGTTTGGTGGAGCACCAACATTATTGCAAACATCGATGGCAGACGCTGCTGGAAACAATGCAGATGTGGCTCAATCTATTTTTGTAACCATATTTAATCTTTCTGTCGCCGGAGGTGGCGTCCTAGGTGGATTAATACTAAATCAGTCTGGTGCAGGAAGTTTCTCTTGGGTATTGTTAGCATTAAGTATCATTGGATTCATGTTTGTTTATAATGGGAAATTATATGCATTTAAATCTCGGTTGAATTGAAATTTAGATTAATAAATTCTTACATTAATAAAAATAGTGAAAGAGCCGGGTATAATGATGTATCCGGCTCTTAAATGATTACTATTGATGGTATGTTTATATGATTAATTCAATTTCTGGCAAGACTCATTTTTCTAGTTATCTACTATGTAGCTTTGTCAAGGTACACTGGTTTATCGTGATGGGGAATGTGATTCATGGTTGACTTACTTCTTGAAAGCCAAAATAGATTGTATCCGTTTGAATTGTAAACTATAAAGTCTTTTTCGAATTGGGTTTTTCTGTAAGAGTGATATCCATTATCCCTAAAGCAGCGTAGGAACCACTTTGGAATACCATGTACAAACAAAGACCGATTTAACAATTCTTCGATAAATTTAGAAATTCAAGATACTTCTGCAAAGTATAAAGAAACCCTTTAAAAAGTCTAGAGAACTTTTAAAGGGCTTCTTAATTTTACATTTGATTTTAAAATACAGTCATAATCCAGTCAATTTGTTCTCAAACCCTATGATGAAAGGGTTTTTGGGCGCTATCACATCATGATTTTTGGCTGAAATGTTCCCGAATCACTTCCTCAAGGTTCGTTCGGAAATTGTGAATGCCATGTTGTGGTACCTCGACATCGTATAAAAAAATTTGATGTCATCATTTTTGAATCGCTTCTCCAATTCCCCCAAATCAATACCTGCTGCTGAACGA of the Alkalihalobacillus sp. TS-13 genome contains:
- a CDS encoding MFS transporter, whose protein sequence is MNKDMTLEHQATGYKDKLPIWNLIALSVASFLAIMTETIPAGLLPQISEGLSISEALAGQFVTLFAIGSVVAAIPLVTLTQGWHRKKVLLMALCILFIANTLTALSNEYVLTLILRFIAGMSTGLLWGLVAGYARRMVKPSLQGRALAIAGTGQPIALSLGVPLGTWLAMYLEWQTIFLLISTVTFCLIIWIAMKIPDYPGQPAERQQSLYEIFKLPGIRPILCVVFVWILAHNILYTYIAPYMAHVELGKYVGVALFIFGISSMIGIWGIGLFIDHHLRLLTLMSLGAFAVSSLVLGISSGIPWLIFLSIAIWGLTFGGAPTLLQTSMADAAGNNADVAQSIFVTIFNLSVAGGGVLGGLILNQSGAGSFSWVLLALSIIGFMFVYNGKLYAFKSRLN
- a CDS encoding zinc-binding dehydrogenase, coding for MGSRVEFGEMIQFVSEHQLRPIVDSMYALSDIAQAMNRMKLGTHFGHVALQVN
- a CDS encoding DMT family transporter codes for the protein MRKNSAILAAVAFSVIIGLSFMFVKISLTYEGQLLILAQRFTFAFLVFLIFLIIKPINLRLYQREVTIVLIISLFYPIIFFSSQILGLDQTTVTEAGIIQAIAPALTVLLASIFLKEHVRKVQGIGILLSVVGVIYLQMMNSSGSYDFHLIGNLLIILSILSTAIWQVMSRSATRTIAPIQITIYIMVIGFIFFNVAYFISGGSANEYMGSLTEIPYLLSILFLGVLSTFGTSLLSIYAVSKLPVIQVSVFNNVATLITILSGVFILSEPFHYYHMIGSLIIIIGVILVNVKKKTRNSVQKGNNLLYFILKYKHLF